Part of the Brevibacillus brevis genome is shown below.
GACGCTCGTCGCCATATCGAGCAAAAACGGTGGCTGCTTTCCCGCCGGAATCCCTACGGCAACGGGATTCGTCCCGAAAAATGGGCGAATGCCGCCGGTCGGGGCCATTGCTTCCGGCGCATTGGACAGCACGAGCAAGATCTGTCCTCTCTCGATTGCCTGTTCCGCATAGTACGAGCAGCTGCCGAAATGATTGGAATGACGTACTCCAACGAAACCGACTCCCATCTGTCTCGCCAGGGAAATCGCTTGATCCAGTGCCGCCATCCCAACTACGGCACCCAGGTGGTTGTCACCGTCGATCAGAGCTGTTGCGCCCTCCTGCATGATGACTTTCGGTTCGCTGTCCAATCTGATGACACCGGCATTTATGCGTTCGAGGTAAATCGGCAAGCGGGCAAGTCCATGGGATTCGATTCCCCGCAGGTCTGCGTGTACCAGCGATTGGGCAACCGTTCGGGCGTGCTGTTCGGACGCCCCCGCCCGGACAAGCAGATTCGTGGCCAGTTCCTCCAGCCGTCTCCAATCAAAGTGTCTCGGTCCCACTGATCTATCTTCCCTCCCCAGCTACTTCTACCGTTCGCATCCGTATGCACCTGGATATAGATATGATAGCAGTCTCAGCACCGACACCGTCATTGGCCCAGCGTCCGGAAAAAGCGAAAGGAAGAGGACGTTCTTTCGGAAAAAGAGAACGTCCTCATGAAAATGTGCATTATTCGCTGGAAGAGAGACTCGTGATGATTTCATCCTGCAAGCCGGTCATCACTTTGCTGCTTTCGGCGTAACCGTTCAATACAATTGAGAAAACGAGCTGCTCGCCGTCTTTGGTCGTGAAATAGCCGGACAAACTGTTGACGCCCGTCATCGACCCCGTTTTGCCGTGCACGTTGTTCTCTGCCCCCGTCCCCTTCAAACGGTTCTTCAAGGTCCCATCCACACCGGCAATCGGCAGCGACTCGTAATACACGGCAAAGTCCTTCGACTTCGTCATTCCTTCGAGCATGGCCGCGATATGCCTTGCGGAAATCAGATTGTAGCGGGTCAAACCGGAGCCGTCTACCATGTCAAAGTTCGTTTGGCCACCCAGCGATTTCAGCGTTTCCTGAACGACCTCGGCTCCAGCTGCCGAACTTCCTTCCCCTTTGATTACCGCTCCGAGCGTTTTGAGCATCATTTCCGCATAAAAGTTGTCACT
Proteins encoded:
- a CDS encoding Ldh family oxidoreductase — translated: MGPRHFDWRRLEELATNLLVRAGASEQHARTVAQSLVHADLRGIESHGLARLPIYLERINAGVIRLDSEPKVIMQEGATALIDGDNHLGAVVGMAALDQAISLARQMGVGFVGVRHSNHFGSCSYYAEQAIERGQILLVLSNAPEAMAPTGGIRPFFGTNPVAVGIPAGKQPPFLLDMATSVAARGKIALAEKRGESIPADWAIDSEGNPTTSPQAALAGSLLPIGGAKGYGLAMFIDILCGILTGAACGPGVRSLYDNLEHPQNIGHVFMAVDIERFWPLSVFQRRMDAYINEIKSVPRRAGIEEIMIPGEIERRNMESQKSKGITLATGIAKELERLCAEIGLDLRDACIEE